The following coding sequences lie in one Alicyclobacillus curvatus genomic window:
- a CDS encoding IS110 family transposase, producing the protein MAKNVNAKIQRITEGTLVVGVDIAKHTHVARSVDWRGIELGKPLTFENTRTGLENLEKWLEELKRSHSKDDVLIGMEPTGHYWMALAQYLRERGIRVVHVNPSHVKKSKELDDNSPTKNDVKDALTIARLVKDGRYAEPIIPTDVYAELRTGMNQRERLMEDTQRVRGRIHNWLDRFFPEFVPSVFSDWGGKAALAVLHKIWLPVDISSMAPEDVVHMWREADIKRGVGLKAAKKLINAAQGSIGLREGLTMARQELQILLSQYDLIQEQLDQLEGQIAELLAKIPGAPQMLRIPGLGLSTVAGFLAEVGNLSLFTSWHQIRKLAGLNLKEDSSGLHKGQTVISKRGRARLRALLYRGVFFLVATNSEFKLLHQHYKKRVDNPLKPKQSLVALCGKLIRILYTIGTRHVDYDPIRALGPAYKTLTNQVA; encoded by the coding sequence ATGGCAAAGAATGTGAATGCTAAGATTCAGCGCATCACGGAGGGAACACTTGTTGTCGGTGTTGACATCGCCAAGCATACGCATGTGGCAAGAAGCGTTGATTGGCGAGGCATCGAGCTTGGCAAGCCCCTCACCTTCGAGAATACCAGGACTGGGCTTGAGAATCTAGAGAAATGGTTGGAAGAGTTGAAGCGTTCTCACAGCAAGGACGATGTGTTAATAGGCATGGAGCCAACGGGCCATTATTGGATGGCGCTCGCTCAGTATCTGCGAGAACGTGGTATTCGGGTGGTTCACGTGAATCCGTCACACGTCAAGAAGAGTAAGGAACTGGATGACAACTCACCGACGAAGAATGACGTCAAGGATGCGCTCACCATTGCCCGTCTGGTCAAAGACGGTCGTTACGCGGAGCCTATCATTCCAACCGATGTGTACGCCGAACTGCGGACTGGCATGAACCAACGAGAGCGCCTCATGGAGGATACGCAGCGAGTCAGGGGACGTATCCATAACTGGCTGGATCGATTCTTCCCGGAGTTCGTGCCGAGCGTGTTCAGTGACTGGGGTGGCAAAGCTGCACTGGCCGTATTGCATAAAATATGGCTGCCTGTGGATATCTCCAGTATGGCACCAGAGGATGTTGTCCACATGTGGAGGGAGGCGGATATCAAGCGCGGTGTGGGGTTAAAGGCGGCAAAGAAGCTTATCAATGCCGCACAGGGCTCCATCGGGCTGCGAGAAGGGTTGACTATGGCACGTCAGGAACTGCAGATCCTGTTGAGTCAATACGACCTGATTCAAGAACAATTGGACCAGTTGGAGGGACAGATTGCCGAACTATTGGCGAAGATTCCAGGAGCGCCGCAAATGTTGAGAATACCCGGTCTCGGGTTATCCACAGTCGCCGGATTCCTGGCCGAAGTCGGAAACCTGTCGTTATTCACAAGCTGGCACCAGATTCGCAAGTTGGCTGGGCTTAACCTGAAAGAAGACAGTTCCGGCCTGCATAAGGGCCAGACGGTCATCAGTAAGCGAGGTAGAGCACGACTGCGAGCATTGCTCTATCGAGGCGTATTTTTCCTGGTCGCAACGAACTCAGAGTTCAAGCTGCTGCACCAGCACTACAAAAAGCGTGTGGATAACCCGCTCAAGCCAAAACAGTCGCTCGTTGCTCTCTGTGGAAAACTGATACGTATTCTGTACACGATAGGTACACGGCATGTGGATTACGATCCCATCCGAGCCCTTGGGCCGGCCTACAAGACGCTCACGAACCAGGTTGCTTGA
- a CDS encoding ABC transporter substrate-binding protein, which translates to MYPERIVCLAAEIPEILYRLGALDRVVGISAYTTRPAEALLLPKVSGFKHGSTKRILQDQPDVAILTSGVQKELAAELSKQGVTTVHFNPHRLEDMFHTILLIGNLIGKSDEALVYVAELRQEVDEVRQSAAELPFRPRVYFEEWMDPIIVGTAWVSDLIEIAGGIDVFREKSLGGRHASERVGRADEIVTAARISCSHLGVENHSFPKTFLRDRVILKYPLLRMRWFSSSI; encoded by the coding sequence ATGTATCCAGAACGAATTGTTTGCCTTGCCGCAGAAATCCCGGAAATCCTGTATCGGCTGGGTGCTCTTGACCGGGTTGTCGGCATTTCCGCCTACACGACACGCCCGGCGGAGGCACTTCTCCTGCCGAAAGTATCCGGATTCAAACATGGTAGCACCAAACGAATTCTTCAGGATCAACCAGACGTTGCGATCCTAACCTCTGGGGTACAAAAGGAGCTCGCTGCTGAGCTCTCTAAACAAGGTGTGACTACGGTGCATTTTAACCCGCACCGGCTTGAGGATATGTTCCACACCATACTACTGATTGGCAACTTGATTGGGAAATCAGATGAAGCCTTGGTGTATGTGGCCGAGCTCCGTCAAGAGGTGGATGAAGTCCGTCAGAGTGCGGCTGAACTTCCTTTTCGACCTCGTGTGTATTTTGAAGAGTGGATGGACCCTATCATCGTTGGGACGGCGTGGGTGAGTGATTTAATCGAGATTGCAGGCGGTATTGACGTGTTCCGTGAAAAATCATTGGGGGGACGCCATGCATCAGAACGGGTTGGGCGAGCTGATGAAATTGTTACTGCCGCCCGGATATCGTGCTCGCATCTTGGTGTGGAAAACCATTCATTTCCGAAAACTTTCTTGCGCGATCGGGTTATTCTGAAATACCCGCTGTTAAGAATGAGATGGTTTTCGAGCTCGATCTGA